A section of the Stenotrophomonas acidaminiphila genome encodes:
- a CDS encoding ABC transporter permease, whose product MDTLPACSAVQPPMPRGRVVAAYLQETRAECLRYLRSPSFLLPTLLFPAVFFVMFAVVLGGRGAAEAPRFLLASYSTFGVMAPGLFGFGMSLALERDNGLLTLKRALPMPPAAYLLGKTAMAMLMAALITCLLQALGLTLAHVQLQAAQMLRLALVCILGAVPFCALGLLLGTLVKGQGAPAMVNLLYLPMAFLSGLWFPLQMLPPLLRAQAPLWPSYHLNALAQSALGLGTGGAGPHVLWLAGFTAVVLALAVHRLRRHG is encoded by the coding sequence ATGGACACCCTGCCTGCCTGTTCCGCCGTCCAGCCGCCGATGCCGCGCGGCCGCGTGGTTGCCGCCTACCTGCAGGAGACGCGCGCCGAATGCCTGCGTTACCTGCGCAGCCCGTCGTTCCTGCTGCCGACGCTGCTGTTCCCGGCGGTGTTCTTCGTGATGTTCGCGGTGGTGCTGGGCGGCCGCGGCGCGGCCGAGGCGCCGCGCTTCCTGCTGGCGTCGTATTCCACTTTCGGGGTGATGGCGCCGGGCCTGTTCGGCTTCGGCATGTCGCTGGCGCTGGAGCGCGACAACGGCCTGCTCACCCTCAAGCGCGCGCTGCCGATGCCGCCGGCCGCCTACCTGCTCGGCAAGACCGCGATGGCGATGCTGATGGCGGCGCTGATCACCTGCCTGCTGCAGGCGCTGGGGCTGACCCTGGCGCACGTGCAGCTGCAGGCGGCGCAGATGCTGCGGCTGGCGCTGGTCTGCATCCTCGGCGCGGTGCCGTTCTGCGCGCTGGGGCTGTTGCTGGGCACCCTGGTCAAGGGCCAGGGCGCGCCGGCCATGGTCAACCTGCTGTACCTGCCCATGGCGTTCCTGTCCGGGTTGTGGTTCCCGTTGCAGATGCTGCCGCCGCTGCTGCGCGCGCAGGCGCCGCTGTGGCCCAGCTACCACCTCAACGCGCTGGCGCAGTCGGCGCTGGGCCTGGGCACCGGCGGCGCCGGACCGCACGTGCTGTGGCTGGCCGGGTTCACCGCCGTGGTCTTGGCGCTGGCCGTGCACCGCCTGCGCCGCCATGGCTGA
- a CDS encoding multidrug ABC transporter ATP-binding protein, whose product MDTRGQVLASLRGVRKRYGALQALDGVDLDLHAGQVLALLGPNGAGKTTTIGLLLGLLRADAGQVRLFGRDPQQVGSRRGIGVMLQDAALPPTLKVGELLRLTASYYPAPRPLAGSAALAGIEDLLGRPYGKLSGGQQRRVQFAIALCGRPRLLFLDEPTVGLDLPARQRLWAAVRTLAGEGVGVVLTTHYLEEAGHLADRVCVLMRGRIVSDGSVDALRARVQTRRIRCRSTLAASAVAGWPGVRQVDHDGTWLQVSSDQVETVVRRLLEADPALAGLEVQAAGLDEAFCDLTRDDRVACSVLREAA is encoded by the coding sequence ATGGACACGAGGGGGCAAGTACTGGCGAGCCTGCGCGGGGTGCGCAAGCGCTATGGCGCGCTGCAGGCGCTCGATGGCGTGGACCTGGACCTGCATGCCGGGCAGGTGCTGGCCTTGCTTGGGCCCAACGGCGCCGGCAAGACCACCACCATCGGCCTGCTGCTGGGCCTGCTGCGCGCCGACGCCGGCCAGGTGCGCCTGTTCGGGCGGGACCCGCAGCAGGTGGGGTCACGTCGCGGCATCGGCGTGATGCTGCAGGACGCGGCCCTGCCGCCGACGCTGAAGGTCGGCGAGCTGCTGCGGCTGACTGCCAGCTACTACCCGGCGCCGCGGCCGCTGGCCGGGAGCGCGGCGCTGGCCGGGATCGAGGATCTGCTCGGGCGGCCCTACGGCAAGCTGTCCGGCGGCCAGCAGCGGCGCGTGCAGTTCGCCATCGCGTTGTGCGGGCGCCCGCGGCTGCTGTTCCTGGACGAGCCCACGGTGGGCCTGGACCTGCCGGCGCGGCAGCGGCTGTGGGCCGCCGTGCGCACGCTGGCCGGCGAAGGCGTGGGCGTGGTGTTGACCACGCATTATCTGGAGGAGGCCGGGCACCTGGCCGACCGCGTCTGCGTGCTCATGCGCGGGCGCATCGTCAGCGACGGCAGCGTCGACGCGCTGCGCGCCCGGGTACAGACGCGCCGCATCCGCTGCCGGTCCACGCTCGCGGCCAGCGCCGTGGCCGGCTGGCCCGGCGTACGCCAGGTCGATCACGATGGCACCTGGCTGCAGGTCTCCAGCGACCAGGTGGAAACCGTGGTGCGGCGCCTGCTCGAGGCCGATCCGGCACTGGCCGGCCTGGAAGTGCAGGCCGCCGGCCTGGACGAGGCGTTCTGCGACCTGACCCGCGACGACCGCGTCGCCTGCTCCGTTCTGCGCGAGGCCGCCTGA
- a CDS encoding efflux transporter periplasmic adaptor subunit yields MNTSADLLKELRIDRSAPPPTGPAAPRRWLWWVLGLLALLVLAVVAGIFFSRGKPVVVETAAVVAIGQDSASASVLDASGYVVARRMATVSAKITGKVREVMIEEGMRVEEGQVMATLDPIDANAQRALNAAQLDAARSQVEGLQAQLRQAEADAQRLQQLVGRQLVSRSQYDQSVAQRDSLRAQLATARHNATVARDALAIADLGVDNNVVRAPFAGVVTAKAAQPGEIVSPLSAGGGFTRTGIGTIVDMDSLEIEVEVGEAYIGRVQPKMPVEAVLNAYPDWKIPAEVIAIIPTADRGKATVKVRVALKVKDPRIVPEMGVRVSFLEKPAAAGEKKPEGVRVPATAIVQRGQDTVAFVVGGDDTVQAQALKTGMEMGKDRQVLSGLSAGQTVVVNPPPTLKDGDKVALASDAAQ; encoded by the coding sequence ATGAACACCTCCGCCGACCTGCTCAAGGAACTCCGCATCGACCGCTCGGCGCCGCCGCCGACCGGCCCCGCCGCCCCGCGCCGCTGGCTGTGGTGGGTGCTGGGGCTGCTGGCGCTGCTGGTGCTCGCGGTCGTCGCCGGCATTTTCTTCAGCCGTGGCAAGCCGGTGGTGGTGGAGACCGCAGCGGTGGTCGCCATCGGCCAGGACAGCGCCAGTGCCTCGGTGCTCGACGCCAGCGGCTACGTGGTGGCGCGGCGCATGGCCACCGTGTCGGCCAAGATCACCGGCAAGGTGCGCGAGGTGATGATCGAAGAAGGCATGCGCGTGGAGGAGGGCCAGGTCATGGCCACCCTCGACCCGATCGACGCCAACGCGCAGCGCGCGCTCAACGCCGCCCAGCTCGACGCCGCGCGCAGCCAGGTCGAAGGCCTGCAGGCGCAGTTGCGCCAGGCCGAGGCCGACGCCCAGCGCCTGCAGCAGCTGGTCGGCCGGCAGCTGGTGTCGCGCTCGCAGTACGACCAGTCCGTGGCCCAGCGCGACAGCCTGCGCGCGCAGCTGGCCACCGCCCGCCACAACGCCACCGTCGCCCGCGACGCGCTGGCCATCGCCGACCTGGGCGTGGACAACAACGTGGTGCGCGCGCCGTTCGCCGGCGTGGTCACCGCCAAGGCCGCGCAGCCGGGCGAGATCGTCTCGCCGCTGTCGGCCGGCGGCGGCTTCACCCGCACCGGCATCGGCACCATCGTCGACATGGATTCGCTGGAGATCGAAGTCGAGGTGGGCGAGGCCTACATCGGCCGCGTGCAGCCGAAGATGCCGGTCGAAGCCGTGCTCAACGCCTACCCGGACTGGAAGATCCCGGCCGAAGTGATCGCCATCATCCCCACCGCCGACCGCGGCAAGGCCACGGTCAAGGTGCGCGTGGCGCTGAAGGTGAAGGACCCGCGCATCGTGCCGGAGATGGGCGTGCGGGTGAGCTTCCTGGAAAAGCCGGCGGCCGCCGGTGAGAAGAAGCCCGAGGGCGTGCGCGTGCCGGCGACGGCGATCGTGCAGCGCGGGCAGGACACGGTGGCGTTCGTGGTCGGCGGCGACGACACGGTGCAGGCGCAGGCGCTGAAGACCGGCATGGAAATGGGCAAGGACCGGCAGGTGCTGTCGGGCCTGTCGGCGGGACAGACGGTGGTGGTGAACCCGCCGCCGACACTGAAGGACGGCGACAAGGTGGCACTGGCCAGCGACGCGGCGCAATGA
- a CDS encoding ABC transporter ATP-binding protein has product MTALVTLRNITKTYQRGPEKVQVLHGIDLDIDRGDFVALMGPSGSGKTTLLNLIGGLDTPSGGEIAIEGQRIDQLGAGQLSTWRSHHVGFVFQFYNLMPMLTAQKNVELPLLLTNLSAGERRRRAQIALALVGLADRRDHRPNELSGGQQQRVAIARAIVSDPMFLICDEPTGDLDRQSAEEVLGLLQLLNREHGKTIIMVTHDPKAAEYATHTVHLDKGELVDAPVH; this is encoded by the coding sequence ATGACCGCCCTCGTCACCCTCCGCAACATCACCAAGACCTACCAGCGCGGCCCCGAGAAGGTGCAGGTGCTGCACGGCATCGACCTGGACATCGACCGCGGCGACTTCGTCGCGCTGATGGGTCCGTCCGGTTCGGGCAAGACCACACTGCTCAACCTGATCGGCGGACTGGACACGCCCAGCGGCGGCGAGATCGCCATCGAAGGCCAGCGCATCGACCAGCTCGGCGCCGGCCAGCTTTCGACCTGGCGCAGCCACCACGTTGGCTTCGTGTTCCAGTTCTACAACCTGATGCCGATGCTCACCGCGCAGAAGAACGTGGAGCTGCCGCTGCTGCTGACCAACCTGTCGGCCGGCGAACGCAGGCGCCGCGCGCAGATCGCGCTGGCCCTGGTCGGCCTGGCCGACCGCCGCGACCATCGCCCCAACGAGCTGTCCGGCGGCCAGCAGCAGCGCGTGGCCATCGCCCGCGCCATCGTCTCCGACCCGATGTTCCTGATCTGCGACGAGCCCACCGGCGACCTCGACCGGCAGAGTGCCGAGGAGGTGCTGGGCCTGCTGCAGCTGCTCAACCGCGAGCACGGCAAGACCATCATCATGGTCACCCATGACCCGAAGGCGGCCGAGTACGCCACCCACACCGTGCATCTGGACAAGGGCGAGCTGGTCGACGCCCCGGTGCACTGA
- a CDS encoding TonB-dependent receptor — protein MYLKSTPLRSAIALALANACSAPALAQSGNDGTTTLDRVEITGSRIRQASVETAKPVIALSRAEIEKKGYVNVADILQDVTAAGAPALSRASALSSARDYGGMFVSLRNLGPERSLVLVDGRRMGVSAGGYSDVGSIPSAIVERVEVLTDGASALYGSDAIAGVVNIITRKNFDGGQANAYVGQYGEGDGQKRSYSATWGKTFARGWVTIGAEKVKEDPVLGGAREFTAYPNGPYHPTDGLNGTTAWGSVTVDGKVLSVGPGGDPSKVEDFKPLDRSAYANTKTNMTLLSGLERRSAFANGGFQISDDLRVVADVLYSERESVKQLAGYPYSVSSAQAASGARAMLSKDSAFNHWGKDVLFSHRTEEFPRATNNSLTTKRASVGLEGSFETGSRFWDWNVGYMFNRNEGERRTLQSMYQPNVNKAVGASFIDANGVARCGTPDNVIQGCVPWNPLAPMGSNSPGSLSGDPAVRDYLFRSFVDDIQSTTKVVSANLSGSLFSLPAGDIMAAMGVEHRSEEASYTPDLMVQNGEIAGTSGQPTRGDYTLDEVYLELQVPLLADLPFARELSLDVAGRYSDYDNFGGTTNGKFGLKWKPVDDLLVRATYGTGFRAPTVDDLYGGTVTTRDRITDPCDRAFGAAARNAEVAARCTAAGLGGGFRQKTGDGELASTSGVQAVTDFTSGSNPDLKPETAKTWTVGVVYSPDFVGGLDLSLDWWKIRIDNVIVGESATDILNQCYVQGIASACSRFTRYTSGSNKGQVSGMNRSLNNAGYQETAGYDLGVRYRLPELAIGRFALSWNTTYVDYLSRKSDNVDSTPVEEFTGWGGNFRVRSNLSLDWQYGDLGIGWTTRYYSGMKEKCSYDLDGGPECNLPDFRSAYTDVQPSRKVGANTFHDLQVRYSLPWNGTVSLGVNNVFKHVGPVMYSQPNSSFTYYGGFDIGRFMYMKYQQRF, from the coding sequence ATGTACCTGAAGTCGACCCCGCTTCGCTCCGCCATCGCGCTGGCCCTGGCCAACGCATGCAGCGCCCCCGCCTTGGCGCAGTCCGGCAATGACGGCACCACCACCCTGGACCGCGTCGAGATCACCGGCTCGCGCATCCGCCAGGCCAGCGTCGAGACCGCCAAGCCGGTCATCGCGCTGAGCCGCGCCGAGATCGAGAAGAAGGGCTACGTCAACGTCGCCGACATCCTGCAGGACGTCACCGCGGCCGGCGCGCCGGCGCTGAGCCGCGCCTCGGCGCTGTCCTCGGCGCGCGATTACGGCGGCATGTTCGTCAGCCTGCGCAACCTCGGCCCGGAGCGCAGCCTGGTGCTGGTCGACGGCCGCCGCATGGGCGTGAGCGCCGGTGGCTACTCCGACGTGGGTTCGATCCCGTCGGCGATCGTCGAGCGCGTTGAAGTGCTGACCGACGGCGCCTCGGCGCTGTACGGCTCGGACGCCATCGCCGGCGTGGTCAACATCATCACCCGCAAGAACTTCGACGGCGGCCAGGCCAACGCCTATGTCGGCCAGTACGGCGAAGGCGACGGCCAGAAGCGTTCCTACAGCGCCACCTGGGGCAAGACGTTCGCGCGCGGCTGGGTCACCATCGGCGCCGAGAAGGTGAAGGAAGACCCGGTGCTGGGCGGCGCACGCGAGTTCACCGCCTATCCGAACGGCCCCTACCACCCGACCGACGGCCTCAACGGCACCACCGCCTGGGGTTCGGTCACGGTCGATGGCAAGGTGCTCAGCGTCGGCCCCGGTGGCGACCCGTCCAAGGTGGAGGACTTCAAGCCGCTCGACCGCTCGGCCTACGCCAACACCAAGACCAACATGACGCTGCTGTCGGGCCTGGAGCGCCGCTCGGCGTTCGCCAACGGCGGCTTCCAGATCAGCGACGACCTGCGCGTGGTCGCCGACGTGCTGTACAGCGAGCGCGAGTCGGTCAAGCAACTGGCCGGCTACCCGTACTCGGTGTCCTCGGCACAGGCCGCCAGCGGCGCCCGCGCTATGCTGTCCAAGGACAGTGCGTTCAACCACTGGGGCAAGGACGTGCTGTTCTCGCACCGCACCGAGGAGTTCCCGCGCGCGACCAACAACAGCCTGACCACCAAGCGCGCCAGCGTCGGCCTGGAAGGCAGCTTCGAGACCGGTTCGCGCTTCTGGGACTGGAACGTGGGCTACATGTTCAACCGCAACGAGGGCGAGCGCCGCACGCTGCAGAGCATGTACCAGCCCAACGTCAACAAGGCGGTGGGCGCCTCCTTCATCGATGCCAACGGCGTGGCCCGCTGCGGCACCCCGGACAACGTGATCCAGGGCTGCGTGCCGTGGAACCCGCTGGCGCCGATGGGCAGCAACAGCCCCGGCTCGCTCAGCGGCGACCCGGCCGTGCGCGACTACCTGTTCCGCAGCTTCGTCGATGACATCCAGAGCACCACCAAGGTGGTCAGCGCCAACCTCTCCGGCTCGCTGTTCAGCCTGCCGGCCGGCGACATCATGGCCGCGATGGGCGTGGAGCACCGCAGCGAGGAAGCCAGCTACACCCCGGACCTGATGGTGCAGAACGGCGAGATCGCCGGCACCAGCGGCCAGCCGACCCGTGGCGACTACACGCTGGACGAGGTCTACCTGGAACTGCAGGTGCCGCTGCTGGCCGACCTGCCGTTCGCGCGCGAGCTGTCGCTGGACGTGGCCGGGCGCTACTCGGACTACGACAACTTCGGCGGCACCACCAACGGCAAGTTCGGCCTGAAGTGGAAGCCGGTCGACGACCTGCTGGTCCGCGCCACCTACGGCACCGGCTTCCGCGCGCCCACCGTGGATGACCTGTACGGCGGCACGGTGACCACCCGCGACCGCATCACCGACCCGTGCGACCGCGCGTTCGGCGCCGCCGCGCGCAATGCCGAAGTGGCCGCGCGCTGCACCGCCGCCGGCCTGGGCGGCGGCTTCCGCCAGAAGACCGGCGACGGCGAACTGGCCAGCACCTCCGGCGTGCAGGCGGTGACCGACTTCACCTCCGGCTCCAACCCGGACCTGAAGCCCGAGACCGCCAAGACCTGGACCGTGGGCGTGGTCTACAGCCCGGACTTCGTCGGCGGCCTGGACCTGAGCCTGGACTGGTGGAAGATCCGCATCGACAACGTCATCGTCGGCGAGTCGGCCACCGACATCCTCAACCAGTGCTACGTGCAGGGCATCGCCTCGGCATGCTCGCGCTTCACCCGCTACACCTCCGGCAGCAACAAGGGCCAGGTCAGCGGCATGAACCGCTCGCTCAACAATGCCGGCTACCAGGAAACCGCCGGCTATGACCTCGGCGTGCGCTACCGCCTGCCGGAACTGGCCATCGGCCGCTTCGCGCTGAGCTGGAACACCACCTACGTCGACTACCTGTCGCGCAAGAGCGACAACGTGGACAGCACCCCGGTCGAGGAGTTCACCGGCTGGGGCGGCAACTTCCGCGTGCGCTCCAACCTCAGCCTCGACTGGCAGTACGGCGACCTCGGCATCGGCTGGACCACGCGCTACTACTCGGGCATGAAGGAGAAGTGCTCCTACGACCTGGATGGCGGCCCGGAGTGCAACCTGCCCGACTTCCGTTCCGCGTACACCGACGTGCAGCCCAGCCGCAAGGTCGGCGCCAACACCTTCCATGACCTGCAGGTGCGCTACAGCCTGCCGTGGAACGGCACCGTGTCGCTGGGCGTGAACAACGTCTTCAAGCACGTCGGCCCGGTGATGTACAGCCAGCCCAACAGCAGCTTCACCTACTACGGCGGCTTCGACATCGGCCGCTTCATGTACATGAAGTACCAGCAGCGCTTCTGA
- a CDS encoding alpha/beta hydrolase, with protein MLRSLALAGVCVMLAGFALSSPMPPLSLSARLAAPGGTSPMVPSARIDALLARLPHRQGQVPGDGGVALHWLAFDPGDYRLHYRYLGQGERFPEFSMQASAPAAGAAPAAPRGTVILLHGWMMDGGSLLPWALQLAQGGYRTIALDLRNHGRSGQAPSGYGTREGQDVAAALRALDARGEISGPVHLLGVSYGAATAIFAARELGPRLRSVVAMESFDNAGQAIRAMVPHMLSRPPERLGDYLALPLVRWQYGGSGLDEAIAAADRRLGLDLDRVDVGQALAQVPACVLLLHGRDDAHIPVAQGRALAAAAPRARYLELAGEDHLTLPLRLDRLSGVVEDWFARAGNDGGPCPLPAAPASGWTHRADAAALTPERRR; from the coding sequence ATGCTGCGTTCGCTGGCGCTGGCCGGCGTCTGCGTGATGCTGGCCGGCTTCGCCCTGTCTTCGCCGATGCCGCCGCTGTCGCTCAGCGCGCGCCTGGCCGCGCCCGGCGGCACCTCGCCGATGGTGCCCAGCGCGCGCATCGATGCCCTGCTCGCGCGCCTGCCGCACCGCCAGGGCCAGGTGCCCGGCGACGGCGGCGTGGCGCTGCACTGGCTCGCTTTCGATCCGGGCGACTACCGCCTGCATTACCGCTACCTCGGCCAGGGCGAACGCTTCCCCGAGTTCTCGATGCAGGCCAGTGCGCCGGCGGCGGGCGCGGCCCCGGCCGCACCGCGCGGCACGGTGATCCTGCTGCATGGCTGGATGATGGACGGCGGCTCGCTGCTGCCGTGGGCGCTGCAGCTGGCGCAGGGCGGCTACCGCACCATCGCCCTGGACCTGCGCAACCACGGCCGCTCCGGACAGGCGCCGTCCGGCTACGGCACGCGCGAGGGCCAGGATGTGGCCGCCGCGCTGCGCGCGCTCGATGCCCGCGGCGAGATCAGCGGCCCGGTGCACCTGCTCGGCGTGTCCTACGGCGCGGCCACCGCCATCTTCGCCGCGCGCGAGCTCGGCCCGCGGCTGCGCAGCGTGGTGGCGATGGAGTCCTTCGACAACGCCGGCCAGGCGATCCGCGCGATGGTGCCGCACATGCTGTCGCGGCCGCCCGAGCGCCTGGGCGACTACCTGGCGCTGCCGCTGGTGCGCTGGCAGTACGGCGGCAGCGGGCTGGACGAGGCCATCGCCGCCGCCGACCGCCGGCTCGGCCTCGACCTGGACCGCGTGGACGTGGGCCAGGCGCTGGCGCAGGTGCCGGCCTGCGTGCTGCTGCTGCACGGCCGCGACGATGCCCACATCCCGGTGGCGCAGGGCCGCGCGCTGGCCGCCGCCGCGCCACGCGCGCGCTACCTGGAACTGGCGGGCGAGGACCACCTGACCCTGCCGCTGCGGCTGGATCGCCTCTCCGGCGTGGTCGAGGACTGGTTCGCGCGCGCCGGCAACGATGGCGGGCCGTGTCCGTTGCCCGCCGCGCCCGCCTCCGGGTGGACGCACCGGGCGGACGCGGCAGCGCTCACGCCGGAGCGCCGTCGATGA
- a CDS encoding drug/metabolite exporter YedA, whose translation MSAPPTTSAAPRSGLVVLALLLVYVVWGSTYLGIHLALEGGMPPLSVISGTRFVIAGGVLYALLRWRGVPAPTRAQWPTLAVMGFSLLFLGNGMVVMAERDVSSGLAAVAVASVPLWMALFSAFRGQKVTAGEWLGIAVGFAGVLWLNAGSSLTATPAGLVFLLVAPLGWAAGSIWSRGRDLPSPFMTAAAQMLCGGAILVAAGLLRGERMDGPPSLQGVLAVGYLTVFGSIVAFTAYVWLLHNVRPVLASSYAYVNPVIAVALGAWIAHERFSAADIGAMAVILAGVVVITLARLRRA comes from the coding sequence ATGTCTGCGCCCCCCACCACATCGGCTGCTCCACGGAGCGGCCTTGTCGTACTGGCCCTGCTCCTCGTGTACGTGGTCTGGGGTTCGACCTATCTCGGCATCCACCTGGCGCTGGAAGGCGGCATGCCGCCGCTGTCGGTGATCTCCGGTACCCGCTTCGTGATCGCCGGCGGGGTGCTGTACGCGCTGCTGCGCTGGCGCGGCGTGCCCGCGCCGACGCGCGCGCAGTGGCCGACCCTGGCGGTGATGGGCTTCAGCCTGCTGTTCCTCGGCAACGGCATGGTGGTCATGGCCGAGCGCGACGTGTCCTCCGGGCTGGCCGCGGTGGCGGTGGCCTCGGTGCCGTTGTGGATGGCGCTGTTCTCCGCCTTCCGCGGACAGAAGGTGACCGCTGGCGAATGGCTGGGCATCGCGGTCGGTTTCGCCGGCGTGCTGTGGCTCAACGCCGGCAGCAGCCTGACCGCGACCCCGGCCGGGCTGGTGTTCCTGCTGGTGGCACCGCTGGGCTGGGCGGCCGGTTCGATCTGGTCGCGCGGGCGCGACCTGCCGTCGCCGTTCATGACCGCCGCCGCGCAGATGCTGTGCGGTGGCGCGATCCTGGTGGCGGCCGGGCTGCTGCGCGGCGAGCGCATGGACGGGCCGCCATCGCTGCAGGGCGTGCTGGCGGTGGGCTACCTGACCGTGTTCGGTTCGATCGTCGCCTTCACCGCCTACGTGTGGCTGCTGCACAACGTGCGCCCGGTGCTGGCCAGCAGCTATGCCTACGTCAACCCGGTGATCGCGGTGGCGCTGGGCGCGTGGATCGCGCACGAGCGCTTCAGTGCGGCGGACATCGGTGCGATGGCGGTGATCCTGGCCGGCGTCGTAGTCATCACCCTGGCCCGGCTGCGCCGCGCATGA
- a CDS encoding peptidase M20, with protein MRMLLLSSCLFVGGIASAANDLPGGGIDPAALSRHVRVLASDEFEGRAPATAGEQRTVDYLVEQFRLAGVQPGGKDGSWVQEVPLVRAQVDGAVDASLRLAGKRLPLANGEDVTLQSLSPLGAVDLKDVPMVFVGYGIDAPERRWNDYKDVDLRGKIAVVLINDADFEADAPGAFDGRAVTYYGRWTYKFEEAARRGAEGVLIVHETAPAAYPWATVKASGTSPLFDIQRSEADARAQHTPLRGWMQRTLAERIFAAAGLDFDAEKRKAMRADFHPVELGDARLSARFKVKREPVVTRNVVAKLEGATHPDESVIFSAHWDAFGIGQPDASGDTVRHGAIDNATGVASVLELARVFAAGPRPQRTLYFIALTAEEKGLLGASYYAEHPLAPLETTAAVLNIEMFSPDGETADIATWGKGRVSLEADVDRVARARGRRWSPDPNLEAGFFYRADHFAFARKGVPAITVGAGLDKRDGGVAAGRALRDAYFARCYHQACDAWSPQWDPRGLAADTLLVYDLGLELANSRRWPAWDQGAEFEAARGASDTARR; from the coding sequence ATGCGCATGCTGTTGCTGTCGTCCTGCCTGTTCGTCGGCGGCATCGCCAGCGCCGCCAACGACCTGCCCGGCGGCGGCATCGACCCGGCGGCGCTGTCGCGGCATGTGCGCGTGCTGGCCTCGGACGAGTTCGAAGGCCGCGCCCCCGCCACCGCCGGCGAGCAGCGCACCGTCGATTACCTGGTCGAGCAGTTCCGCCTGGCCGGCGTGCAGCCGGGCGGCAAGGACGGCAGCTGGGTGCAGGAGGTGCCGCTGGTGCGCGCGCAGGTCGACGGCGCGGTCGACGCCAGCCTGCGGCTGGCGGGCAAGCGCCTGCCGCTGGCCAACGGCGAGGACGTGACCCTGCAGAGCCTCAGCCCGCTCGGCGCGGTGGATCTGAAGGACGTGCCGATGGTGTTCGTCGGCTACGGCATCGACGCGCCGGAACGGCGCTGGAACGACTACAAGGACGTCGACCTGCGCGGCAAGATCGCGGTGGTGCTGATCAACGACGCCGATTTCGAGGCCGACGCACCGGGCGCGTTCGACGGCAGGGCGGTGACCTACTACGGCCGCTGGACCTACAAGTTCGAGGAAGCCGCGCGGCGTGGCGCCGAAGGCGTGCTGATCGTGCACGAGACCGCGCCGGCGGCGTATCCGTGGGCGACGGTGAAGGCCTCCGGCACCTCGCCACTGTTCGACATCCAGCGCAGCGAGGCCGATGCGCGCGCGCAGCACACCCCGCTGCGTGGCTGGATGCAGCGCACGCTGGCCGAGCGCATCTTCGCCGCGGCCGGGCTGGATTTCGACGCGGAGAAGCGCAAGGCCATGCGCGCCGACTTCCACCCGGTGGAACTGGGCGACGCACGCCTGTCGGCGCGCTTCAAGGTCAAGCGCGAACCGGTGGTCACCCGCAACGTGGTGGCGAAGCTGGAAGGCGCGACGCATCCGGACGAATCGGTGATCTTCTCCGCGCACTGGGATGCGTTCGGCATCGGCCAGCCCGACGCCAGCGGTGACACCGTGCGCCATGGCGCCATCGACAACGCCACCGGCGTGGCCTCGGTGCTGGAACTGGCGCGGGTGTTCGCCGCCGGGCCGCGCCCGCAGCGCACGCTGTACTTCATCGCCCTGACCGCGGAGGAAAAGGGCCTGCTGGGTGCCAGCTACTACGCCGAGCATCCGCTGGCGCCGCTGGAGACCACGGCCGCGGTCCTGAACATCGAGATGTTCAGCCCCGACGGCGAGACCGCTGACATCGCCACCTGGGGCAAGGGCCGGGTTTCGCTGGAGGCGGACGTGGACCGCGTCGCGCGGGCGCGCGGCCGCCGCTGGTCGCCGGACCCGAACCTGGAAGCGGGCTTCTTCTACCGCGCCGACCATTTCGCCTTCGCCCGCAAGGGCGTGCCGGCGATCACCGTCGGCGCCGGCCTGGACAAGCGCGACGGCGGCGTCGCTGCCGGGCGCGCGCTGCGCGATGCCTATTTCGCCCGCTGCTACCACCAGGCCTGCGACGCATGGTCGCCGCAGTGGGACCCGCGTGGCCTGGCCGCCGACACGCTGCTGGTCTACGACCTGGGCCTGGAACTGGCCAACAGCCGGCGCTGGCCGGCGTGGGACCAGGGCGCGGAGTTCGAGGCCGCGCGCGGGGCGAGCGACACCGCCAGGCGCTGA